DNA from Kineosporiaceae bacterium:
AGCACCCCGCGCGGGCCGAGAACCTCACTCACGCCGCGAGTATGAACCACGCGGCCCGACCCGCGGGTAGCCTCGATCACGTGAGCGAGATCCATGCCCGGCTGCTCCAGGCCGAGCGCGAGGTGCTGTTGCCCTTGCTCGACCGCACCATCGGCTCCGATTTCGACCGCACCACCGTCTGCGACGAGTGGTCGGTGCGCGACATCGTGGCCCACTGCTCGGCGATCCTGATGGCCCTGGCCTCGGGTGAGTCGGGCCGTACCTTCACCGCCGAGCAGAACCAGCGCGATGTCGACGAACGTCGCCGCTGGTCACTCGATGCGCTGTTGGCCGAACTGAAACAGGCCCATGATCTGGCGGTCGGCTCGCCGGCGGTGGCGCCGATCGTGCTGGGCCTGTGGATCCACGGCAGCGACATCCGGGACGCCCTGGGCATCCCGAATGCCTATGCCGCCCCCGGACTGTCCGATGCCCTGACCCTGTTGGTCGAGCGGTCGATCGCTCGCGGCACCCCCGCGGTCGACGTGACCCTGACGGACGCCGCCGACCGAGGCCTGGACTCGGCGCAGGTCTGCCTGGGCGATCCGGGCGCCGAACCCGTGGGCTGGCTTCGGGTCGATGCACCCGGACTGTTCCGGATCGTGGCGGGCCGTCGGATCGAACTGGTCGAACGTGATGTGGTGGGGATCGGCCTGGACGAGTTGCGGTTGTTCCACTGACCTGCACCGACGTGCTCTGACCAGCTCTGACCAGCTCTGACCGGATCGGACGCGCTCTGACCTGCTCCGACCCGACACCCTGGGCGGATCAGGCTGACGGCACCACGAGGTGCAACACCTGCTCGGCTCGGCGCAGCGTGACCTGCTGACCCCAGGTGGCGTTCAGGTGGTCGCGCTCCAGGCCATCCCCGAAGACCACCAGGCGGTCGGAGCGCACGATCACCTCGAGTTGTTCATCGGCCATCAGATGCCCTGCGGTGCAGCGGGTTCCGCTGGTGGGTGACGGCCAGGCCTCGCGGACGAACCAGGCCAGCCGGTGCTGCTCGGGGGTGGGTGGGTCCCCCTGATGGCCGCGGTCGTGGCGCAGTGAGGCCAACCACCCGGTGGCACCCGTGCCGGTTCCCACGATCACGCCCGAGGAGGACTGGCTCTCGAGGCGGCCATCGGGCAGGGCCAGGTCGTAGCGAGCGCTCTGGTGCCCGGCATCACCCAGGTAGATCTCGTTCAGCGCGGTGAGCCGTTGCCCGTCGTCCAGCAGGGCGCTGACCATCGTGCGCCGCTGAACGACGGCCCGCCCGGCGGCGAGGTCGGCCAGCGCGGCGGCAACCTGCCCGGCGAGGTGGCGCACCAGGACGCCGACGCCGCGCCCCGGGTCGGCGTCCACGCCGAGCACCGGCTGCCCGTCGAGGTACTTGGCGACGTTGGCCACCAATCCGTCCTGGCCCAGGGCCACCACGATGTCGCCCGCGTCGAACCGGAACCGGTCGAGATCGGCACGTTCGACCTCGCCGTGACGCCAGTCGACCGGGACGGCGGCGCTCACCCGGCGCCGGGCCTGCATCAGGGCATCGTGGCGGCGTTGCACCTCGGCCAGATCACGGCCGCGCTCGCGCAGGAAGAACTCCATCTGACCCCGGGTGGCGTGGCGATCGATCAGGTCGTCCAGCTCGGTACGGCGGTGCACGACGACCACCCGGGGCGCCAGGGTGCCCGCCGGCTCACTCCTCACGAGGCCACCGCTGCTCCGGCCAGCAGCCGGGACAGCCCACCGCTGACGAGGTCGGGGGTGAGGGTGATCGAGCCGATCTCGGGCAGGTGGCCGGCCAGCTGTTGCAGGGCCAGGGCGGCCAGGATTCGTGGTTCGACGTCGCGGTGGGCATCCAGTCCGGCGCGGACGGCGTCCGCCTCGGCCTCGCCCAGCAACCGCACCCGATCGGCGCTCGCCTGGCCGGTGATCCGGTCGCGCTCGGCGGCCGCCTCGGCCTGGATCCGTGCCGCCGCAGCCGCCTCGGTGGCCTCGCGCCGGGCG
Protein-coding regions in this window:
- a CDS encoding maleylpyruvate isomerase family mycothiol-dependent enzyme, producing the protein MSEIHARLLQAEREVLLPLLDRTIGSDFDRTTVCDEWSVRDIVAHCSAILMALASGESGRTFTAEQNQRDVDERRRWSLDALLAELKQAHDLAVGSPAVAPIVLGLWIHGSDIRDALGIPNAYAAPGLSDALTLLVERSIARGTPAVDVTLTDAADRGLDSAQVCLGDPGAEPVGWLRVDAPGLFRIVAGRRIELVERDVVGIGLDELRLFH
- a CDS encoding NAD(+)/NADH kinase; amino-acid sequence: MEFFLRERGRDLAEVQRRHDALMQARRRVSAAVPVDWRHGEVERADLDRFRFDAGDIVVALGQDGLVANVAKYLDGQPVLGVDADPGRGVGVLVRHLAGQVAAALADLAAGRAVVQRRTMVSALLDDGQRLTALNEIYLGDAGHQSARYDLALPDGRLESQSSSGVIVGTGTGATGWLASLRHDRGHQGDPPTPEQHRLAWFVREAWPSPTSGTRCTAGHLMADEQLEVIVRSDRLVVFGDGLERDHLNATWGQQVTLRRAEQVLHLVVPSA